One genomic window of Polyodon spathula isolate WHYD16114869_AA chromosome 8, ASM1765450v1, whole genome shotgun sequence includes the following:
- the LOC121319485 gene encoding eukaryotic translation initiation factor 2 subunit 2-like has protein sequence MSGDEMIFDPNMTKKKKKKKKPFMLDEEGGEMPSEDTQPAEAKEAEPEAVEEDFDADEDDSRKKEASYDLDDLIFFNQKKKKKKSKKIFDDEGEQSLVVGVMDIKIEGEQTEAVDDDNDLDLMLPDKKRKPRKVVFQDEGETQDREALDDDEEGKNNDGITFVSQSGPAWAGTERDYTYDELLYRVFNIMREKNPDMVAGEKRKFVMKPPQVVRVGTKKTSFVNFTDICKLLHRQPKHLLAFLLAELGTSGSIDGNNQLVIKGRFQQKQIENVLRRYIKEYVTCHTCRSPDTILQKDTRLYFLQCETCHSRCSVASIKTGFQAVTGKRAQLRAKAN, from the exons ATGTCTGGAGACGAG ATGATTTTTGACCCCAACAtgaccaagaagaagaagaagaagaagaagccctTCATGCTGGATGAGGAGGGGGGAGAGATGCCCAGTGAGGACACCCAGCCAGCTGAGGCCAAGGAGGCCGAGCCCGAGGCAGTGGAGGAGGATTTCGATGCAGACGAGGATGACAGCAGAAAGAAAG AAGCATCGTATGATCTGGATGACTTGATCTTTTTCaatcagaagaagaagaagaagaaaagtaaaAAGATATTTGACGATGAAGGAGAGCAAAGCTTGGTGGTCGGTGTGATG GATATTAAAATCGAGGGAGAGCAGACGGAAGCTGTAGATGATGATAATGACCTTGACTTGATGCTGCCCGACAAGAAGAGGAAACCCAGGAAAGTTGTGTTTCAAGACGAGGGTGAAACGCAGGACAGAGAAG CACTGGATGATGATGAAGAAGGGAAGAATAACGATGGCATCACGTTCGTTTCTCAGTCTGGACCTGCCTGGGCTGGCACCGAGCGAGACTACACCTATGATGAG CTATTGTATCGAGTGTTTAATATCATGAGAGAAAAAAACCCGGACATGGTCGCAGGAGAAAAGAGGAAGTTCGTCATGAAACCACCCCAGGTGGTCAGAGTGGGAACTAAGAAAACTTCATTCGTCAACTTCACAGATATCTGCAAACT GTTACATCGTCAGCCGAAGCATCTCCTGGCGTTTTTATTGGCTGAGTTGGGTACAAG TGGCTCTATAGACGGCAACAACCAGCTTGTCATCAAGGGAAGGTTCCAACAGAAACAGATCGAGAACGTCTTGAGAAGATACATCA aggaGTATGTGACCTGCCACACTTGCCGGTCTCCAGATACCATCCTGCAGAAAGACACCCGTCTGTATTTCCTGCAGTGCGAGACGTGCCACTCGCGCTGCTCTGTGGCCAGCATCAAGACTGGCTTCCAGGCTGTCACGGGCAAGAGAGCTCAGCTCCGCGCCAAGGCCAACTAG